CGCGTATCAGCCGAGCCTGAACGTGCCATCGACGATGGTGACGGACGCGCCGCCGATCCATGTCTTGCCCGCTGCATCGTCGTAATGAACGGCGACGTCGCCGGCGCGGCCGAGCACCGTACCCTGGCGCACGGTGTAGCGCTCGCCCGGACGGCGCTGTTGTGTGGTTAGCAGGCATGCAAGCGCGGCGTTCGCGCTGCCCGTCACCGGGTCTTCGCCGAGGCCGAATGCGTCGCCGGTCATCAGGCAACGCACCTCGAACGTCGCGGGTCCGCCTGGCGGATGCGGACCATAAGCTGCAAGCCCATGCGCGCCGACCGAGTGCGCGATCCCGGCGAGTGCGTGCGCATCGGGTTCGAGCGCGAGACAGTCGCTTGCCGATGCGAGCCGCACGACGAGCCACGGCGCGCCGTTGTCGACGCCGCACGGCGCCGCGCCGAAGTCGATCGCGTCGCTGTGCAAGGCGGCCGAAAGCGCCGCGTACTGCGCGTCGGGCAACGGCGCGATGCGTGCCGGCGGCGCCGCAAAGGCCCATGCGCCGCCGCGATGCGATGGTGTCGATGGGTCCGCCGCAGCCGTTGCATCGGCTGCGCCAAGCGCCACGAGTTCGACGAGACCGACGCCGCATTGCTGAACCAGCCGTCCCGCCTGCTTCGGCCGATAACCGCTTTCGAGCAGTGCATGCGCGGTGCCGAGCGTCGGATGGCCCGCGAACGGCAACTCGCGGCCGGGCGTGAAGATGCGCACGCGATAGTCGGCGGCCGGGTCCGTCGGTTTGCACAGAAAGGTGGTTTCGGACAGATTCGTCCAGCGCGCGATGGCCTGCATCTGGTCGCTGCCGAGTTCGTCCGCATCGAATACGACCGCAAGCGGATTGCCTTTGAACGGTACCGAAGTGAAAACGTCGACTTGCTTGAAGCGGGCAGTGCGCGCGGTCATCGTGCTTCCTGGTGGCGGATGTCGAACAGCGGCGGGAGCCGATCGCGAGCGGCCGGCAGCATGCATGGCCGCGTCGCGCGTCGCTCGCGAAAGCGTGGATGCTCAGGCGAAGTTCACGCCACTTCGGCGATCAGTTCGATTTCGACGCATGCGCCGAGCGGAATCTGCGCGACGCCGAACGCCGAGCGCGCATGTTTGCCACGCTCGCCAAACACGTCGACGAAGAACTCGGAGGCGCCGTTCGTGACGAGATGCTGTTCGGTGAACGACAGCGTGGAGTTGACGAGGCTCATCACCTTGACGATGCGCGTGACGCGGTTGAGGTCGCCGACGTGCGCGTGGAGCGTCGCGAGCAGATCGATTGCGATCGAGCGGGCCGCTGCTTTGCCTTCTTCGGTGGAGAGGTTCTCGCCGAGCTTGCCGACCCACGGCTTGCCGTCCTTCTTCGCGATATGGCCCGACAGGTAGACGGTGTTGCCGCTTTGCGCGCTCATCACGTAGGCGGCGGCCGGGGCGCCGGCGGTCGGCAGTTCGATGCCGAGTTCCTTCAGTTTGTCGTAGACGTTTGCTTGAGCCATGGTCAGTCCTTTCGGCGAGTGTAAAACCTCAATGGTAGCGCCGTTGCGATCAGATGCGCGCGCGCACGAGCGTCGCAAGCCGCGCGATGCCGGCGTCGATCTTCTCGGGCGGCACGGTGACGAACGACAGGCGCAGCGTGTTGTGCTGTGCTTCATTCGCATAGAACGGCGCGCCGGGCACGAACGCGACGTTTTGCGCGATTGCTTCTTCGAGTAGTTTCATCGTGTCGATCGCGGGCGGCAGTTGCGCCCACACGAACATGCCGCCCTCGGGCCGGGTCCAGGTCACGCCTTCCGGCATGTAGCGCTCGAGCGCCGCGAGCATCGCCG
The nucleotide sequence above comes from Paraburkholderia sp. SOS3. Encoded proteins:
- a CDS encoding RidA family protein gives rise to the protein MAQANVYDKLKELGIELPTAGAPAAAYVMSAQSGNTVYLSGHIAKKDGKPWVGKLGENLSTEEGKAAARSIAIDLLATLHAHVGDLNRVTRIVKVMSLVNSTLSFTEQHLVTNGASEFFVDVFGERGKHARSAFGVAQIPLGACVEIELIAEVA
- a CDS encoding PhzF family phenazine biosynthesis protein, which translates into the protein MTARTARFKQVDVFTSVPFKGNPLAVVFDADELGSDQMQAIARWTNLSETTFLCKPTDPAADYRVRIFTPGRELPFAGHPTLGTAHALLESGYRPKQAGRLVQQCGVGLVELVALGAADATAAADPSTPSHRGGAWAFAAPPARIAPLPDAQYAALSAALHSDAIDFGAAPCGVDNGAPWLVVRLASASDCLALEPDAHALAGIAHSVGAHGLAAYGPHPPGGPATFEVRCLMTGDAFGLGEDPVTGSANAALACLLTTQQRRPGERYTVRQGTVLGRAGDVAVHYDDAAGKTWIGGASVTIVDGTFRLG